One window of the Eucalyptus grandis isolate ANBG69807.140 chromosome 8, ASM1654582v1, whole genome shotgun sequence genome contains the following:
- the LOC120286861 gene encoding TMV resistance protein N-like has translation MVDCTSKSDGKKEILPIFFDVEPDDVKLKTELYKNALSMHKNKYGPDEVKRWEVALVEVPTRVGWKLEGKGYGELIKLIVQELLHKLKGKDRPLPDYLVEMDDLVQIEKLLDANSNDHVRFLIIHGIGGIGKSTLASIIFNRFRSKFNSSSYLDDVPCQGLLDVQKKLLSDTLGSTSIIGILDTNDGIDRIRRGLSNKKVLVVVDNVDEKRQLENLAGRHDWFGFGSRIIITIRDKSTILDKDNQMPPSNYLAYPMKEMPMVQAIRLFSKHAFRSDTPPRDCYNFLERVVSSIGRLPLTLEVVGSLFANTVNGMRHWRT, from the exons ATGGTAGATTGCACTTCAAAGTCGGATGGGAAGAAGGAGATCCTCCCCATTTTCTTCGATGTGGAGCCTGATGATGTCAAGCTCAAAACAGAATTGTATAAAAATGCCCTGTCCATGCATAAGAATAAGTATGGCCCCGATGAGGTGAAGCGCTGGGAAGTTGCTCTTGTTGAGGTTCCAACTAGAGTTGGTTGGAAGCTGGAAGGAAAAGG GTATGGGGAActtataaaattgattgttcAAGAGCTTCTACATAAGCTGAAGGGGAAGGATAGACCTCTTCCTGACTATCTAGTTGAAATGGATGATTTAGTACAAATAGAGAAACTGTTGGATGCTAACTCTAATGACCATGTACGATTCCTTATAATCCATGGAATAGGTGGTATTGGTAAATCAACTCTTGCTAGTATTATCTTCAACCGATTCCGGTCTAAATTCAATTCTAGTAGTTACCTTGATGATGTTCCATGTCAAGGTCTTTTAGATGTGCAAAAGAAACTGCTATCTGACACACTAGGCTCAACCTCTATTATCGGAATCCTCGACACCAATGATGGGATCGATCGCATAAGAAGAGGACTTAGCAACAAGAAAGTTCTGGTTGTTGTTGATAATGTGGATGAGAAGAGGCAACTCGAGAACCTCGCAGGGAGACatgattggtttggttttggaagtaggatcattattACAATCAGGGACAAAAGCACAATACTTGATAAGGACAACCAAATGCCACCTAGCAATTACTTGGCCTACCCAATGAAGGAGATGCCCATGGTTCAAGCAATTCGGCTTTTCAGCAAGCATGCCTTTAGAAGTGATACTCCTCCAAGAGATTGCTACAATTTTTTGGAAAGAGTCGTTTCAAGCATAGGAAGGCTTCCTTTGACTCTAGAAGTAGTGGGTTCTCTTTTCGCCAACACGGTCAATGGGATGAGACATTGGAGGACTTAA